CTTCGACGCGCTGCTGTTGTTCTGGGGCGTCACGATGCTGGTGACGATCTCGTTCACGGTCCTGGCCCGCGCGGCCGACCGCAACAGCCCCGACGTCAAGGCGCTGATCGAATCCGGTGAGCGCGAGGCGGCGCTGAGCGCGATGTCGGACACCTTCGCCGTGGTCGGCGGGCCGGTGCTCGGCTCGGTGTTCCTCGGCTTCATCGCCCTGATCGGGATGAACGCCACGCTGGGCCTGTTCGACTCGTTCTCGCGCGGACAGGCGGACATGACCTACTTCTTCGTGCCCGGCGCGAAGAAGCTGAAGATGTCCCACCTGTACGCGGGATTCCTGTGGGGCCTGATCATCTTCGGCATCCTGATCCTGCTGTTCGGCCCGGCCGACGGACCGAGCCAGATCCTGGACGTGCTCTCGTTCCTGTCCGCGTTCGCGATGGGTGCCTACTGCGTGGTGCTGCTGCTGGTGAACAACAAGCTGCTGCCGAAACCGATCCGCCCCAAGTGGTGGACGAACCTGGTGATCGGCTTCGGCGCGGTGTTCTACCTCGGCATGCTGTTCTACAGCCTCATCCGCTTCGGCGTGGTACTGGACTGATGGCGGTGGTGGTCATGCCGAACGCAGAACGCCTGCGCCGCACCGGCGAGCTGGCCTTTCCCGGGTTCGCCGTGGGCACGCTGGCCGGCGTGCTGGCCGGGGGACTGACCGCGATCGCCGGTCAGCCCGCCGGCTGGGCGATGGTCTCGGCGGTGGCGCTCGCGCTGCCGCTGGGGCTCGTCGGCGGGCTGTACAGCCTGCTGATGGTCCGCGGGGTGGTCCGGCCGGGCACCTTCGCCCCGGCTGCGCTGCTCTGGCTCTTCGGGTTCCCGCTGGCCCGGCTGATCCAGGAGGCGGCCGCGCGCTACGCCATCTTCGGTGAGCCCGGTGTCCCCGCCGACCTGCCCGGTTTCCTGGCGTTCCAGGCGATCGTGAGCGCGGGGTTCGCCATCGGCTTCCTGTGGATGCACGAGCGCATCGCGCCGCAGTGGCTGGCGAAGGTCGCCATCCGCAACCCGGCCGCCGCGGTGGCCTACGACCGGTACGCCGCGCATTCGCGGTTGCTGTACTCGGCGAAGCAAGCCAGGCGGGAGGCGAAAGCGAAAGCACGCGCCAATCGCCGGTGACGAAGAAAGGTGCCGATGGAGATGCCCGCCTTTCCCGCCTGGGTGTGGATGGTGACCGTGGCCGTGCTGGCCCTCGTCATCCTGCTCGACTTCTGGCTGGTGGCCCGCAATCCCCGCGATCCCTCGCTGCGCGAGTGCACCGGGTGGGTCGCGCTCTATGTCAGCCTCGCCTGCCTGTTCGGCCTGGGCCTGGTGGCCTTCGCCGGGCCGAAGGCAGGCGGCGAGTTCTTCGCCGGCTGGCTCACCGAGTATTCGCTCTCGGTGGACAACCTGTTCGTTTTCGTGATCATCATGGGCACCTTCGCGGTGCCGAAGCTCTACCGCCAGAAGGTGCTGCTGGTCGGCATCGTGCTGGCGCTGCTGATGCGCGCGGTCTTCATCGCGGTCGGCGCGCAGGCGCTGGAGAGCTTCGCCTGGCTGTTCTACGTCTTCGGCGCCTTCCTGGTGTTCACCGCCTGGAAGCTGTTGCGCCACAACAACGAGGAGGAGGACTTCAAGGAAAACGCGGTGCTGCGGCTGACCAGGCGGGTGCTGCCGACCGCGGACGACTACGACGGTGCCCGCATGGTGACCAAAGTGGACGGACGGCGGCTGGTGACGCCGATGCTGATCGTGATGGTCGCCATCGGCACCACCGACCTGCTGTTCGCGCTGGACTCCATTCCGGCCATCTTCGGCCTGACCAAGGAGCCCTACCTGGTGTTCACCGCGAACGCGTTCGCACTGATGGGCCTGCGCCAGCTGTTCTTCCTGATCGGCGGACTGCTGGACAAGCTGGTCTACCTGTCCTACGGGCTCGCGGTGATCCTCGGTTTCATCGGGGTCAAGCTGGTGCTCGAAGCGCTGCACCACGACGGGGTCGCCTGGGCCCCGGCCATCCCCATCGTGGTGTCGTTGACGGTGATCATCGGCACGCTGGCCGTGACCACGGTGGCGAGCCTGCTCAAGACGCGGGCCGACCGCGCCAAGGAGCCGGTCGCCACCTCGTGAAGATCAGGAGACGGGAGCGTTCCGCTCGCCGCTGCTGCCCGTCGCCGCCTCGCGGCGCAGGTAGTCCTCGACCTCGGTGCTGGGGTCGCGGCGGGCGGCCTCCATCGCGGTCGCCAGGCCGAGGCCCATCGCGCGGCCGTCGGCGTTGAAGCCGCGGGGCGCGCCGA
The genomic region above belongs to Amycolatopsis sp. YIM 10 and contains:
- a CDS encoding TerC family protein, with protein sequence MPAFPAWVWMVTVAVLALVILLDFWLVARNPRDPSLRECTGWVALYVSLACLFGLGLVAFAGPKAGGEFFAGWLTEYSLSVDNLFVFVIIMGTFAVPKLYRQKVLLVGIVLALLMRAVFIAVGAQALESFAWLFYVFGAFLVFTAWKLLRHNNEEEDFKENAVLRLTRRVLPTADDYDGARMVTKVDGRRLVTPMLIVMVAIGTTDLLFALDSIPAIFGLTKEPYLVFTANAFALMGLRQLFFLIGGLLDKLVYLSYGLAVILGFIGVKLVLEALHHDGVAWAPAIPIVVSLTVIIGTLAVTTVASLLKTRADRAKEPVATS